Proteins encoded together in one Hevea brasiliensis isolate MT/VB/25A 57/8 chromosome 16, ASM3005281v1, whole genome shotgun sequence window:
- the LOC110667443 gene encoding histone H1 has product MTADKEPEVAAVVEQPPLTEEEAKPTEKPVKEKKPKQPKTASHPPYFQMIKEALLALNEKSGSSPYAIGKYMEEKHKAVLPANFKKILALQLKNSAARGNLIKIKASYKLSEAGKKENSTAKVPKEKANRAKKPKEAKTIAGPTTRKTRSANKTEAAKKPAAKRVGAKKAKKSTTAKPKQPKSIKSPAAKRIKKTAIAASAS; this is encoded by the exons ATGACTGCCGACAAAGAACCTGAGGTTGCGGCTGTCGTTGAGCAGCCGCCTTTGACGGAGGAGGAGGCCAAGCCGACGGAGAAGCCAGTGAAGGAGAAGAAGCCTAAACAGCCCAAAACTGCTTCTCATCCTCCATATTTTCAG ATGATCAAAGAGGCTCTGTTGGCCTTAAACGAGAAGAGTGGATCGAGTCCGTACGCCATAGGTAAGTACATGGAAGAGAAGCACAAGGCAGTCCTTCCtgcaaatttcaagaaaattCTAGCTTTACAATTGAAGAACTCTGCTGCCAGAGGAAATCTGATCAAGATCAAAGCCTCTTATAAGCTATCAGAGGCAGGCAAGAAAGAGAACAGCACAGCAAAGGTCCCAAAGGAAAAGGCTAACAGAGCAAAGAAACCTAAAGAAGCCAAAACAATAGCTGGTCCCACCACTAGAAAGACAAGATCTGCGAACAAAACTGAAGCTGCGAAGAAGCCAGCAGCGAAGAGAGTGGGAGCAAAGAAGGCAAAAAAATCAACCACTGCAAAACCCAAACAGCCCAAGTCAATCAAATCCCCTGCTGCCAAGAGAATCAAGAAAACTGCAATAGCTGCTTCTGCTTCTTAG